ATAAAAACTAATGAAATAAGatgggtttttttatttttaccttGTTGAAGTCATTTCGGGTTGATtaactcttcatcttcatcatttggTATTCCACGTGATGGATTTTAACTGGTTGATTCTTACGATTCTTGTTTCTCTTAGAATCATCAGTACGTTCCATAATCTTTATAGAGGTTCTAATCGACGATGAATAATTTTGATAATCGACGATTAATGGAAAAAGAAGTGATGGAGAGCGATGTGGGAGAAGAAGAGGGTGAGGCGATGGATGTGAAGGAatagaatgaaactgattttggtttcTTTGGTATAGGTTTATGTATTTAAGGGATGAAGGATATTTTAGTATATTTGAATATGGTTTAGGTCCCCCTTTATCCCCTTTTGGGACACTAGAATCTTTAGGAGTCCTCAAAACTCAAATCTTGGAACCCTTATAATAGGTTTCGAAAGAAATGGTAACAGATTCGGATTAAAAACTCAAGTTGGTTGAAGCTCTGGATGGCGCACCTAAAATGTATTGGGGCTCAACTGACTTTGCCAGACTAGAAACAGTCAAGCAAAGCCGTAATTACAAGTGAGGGCTCCTAAAGATTCTAGGGCTCCTGAACCCTGAAACAGTCAAGCAAAGCCGTAATTACAAGTGAAAATGGTGGAAAACAAAGAGATTTAATAGCAAAATGAAAAgtttttaatattattatcaagATTCCATTATTTATGCATTGTTTGTTGCTGGAATGTGAAGGCATCTAGCTAAATGGAGATGTGGCCATTATGGCTAGCATCTTTTGTTAACAACTCTAGCTCTATGTCTTCTCTTGAAAACATCTTGTCTAAATCTCTTAGTCTCATTTTGTATTTCCATGAATGGTTTACTCTCTATGCCTTGTTTTTCTCTTTCTAGCATTTTTTGCCTCTTCGTTACAGCCATAGCTGCCGCTGCTTTGTTCTCTCTCTCCTGCCTTGTTGCCTCTTCCTGTTGCATCTCTCATGTCAGTCGACGATGATTTTTAGGCATTATATATAAATTTACAAGGCTATCAATTACTGAAATGCACCTGAAGATTTCGTATGAGAGTGTCGAGGGATTTGATTTTCCTATGTGGCCAACGAGGTATACCGAGTTCCCTGCATTTCCTCTTGAGCACAGTGAGTCCAACCTTCAGATTTCTTGAAGCTTCTGCTATTGGAAGGTCGAAGTATTTTGCAAGATCGGCTAAAGCAATTCTAGCTATGTGGTCTGTTGCTGCCCTCTTTTTGTTATTCTTCACTACAGCGTCTGCAGTCTTGCATTCAAACAATAAGAAGATGAACGATTGTAAAATACACGAAATGACCAAACATACAACAATTACTCTCGTAAAAGGTATCAGATATAAAATTCAACCATGCTTTGTAGTGTCGTATGACTTTAGTCCTATTTAAGTAATTTAGATTCCAGTGGGAGATTAAATGTTATAATGGATAAAAGATTGAACTACTAGGAAACTTTTCCAACCTGATTCAAGTTTGTCACTTTGTTGAAGATTTTCCGGCATTCTTGATTCAGTGATGGGATGAGGAAGACAGTTAAGATCTTGACCAAGCATGGCTAATACTCTAGCAGAGTGATGGAACTTATCTTTGCTTTCTTCAGCCATGTCCATTTTTCCAAGTACTGATGTCTCAATGTTTTCTTCTCCACAACTCAAGCTGAAAACCTTTTCGAGATCATTAGCCGGTGCTGGGATAGCTCGTAACTTGGGTAACTGAAAAAGAAACACAATATTtggtaaagatttttttttaccgCAGATAGAATATGCCAATCAAATCTAGCTAGCTATGAGATATTAACATAATCCGACTGAAAACGAATAGTGAATCAATTGTTCTTGAATTTTGAAATGCCACAATATTAACTTTATCTCTAGCCAATGTTCCAAAGCTTCAAACAAGCCATTCATCCATTGTGTCAGCACCTTAACTAGAAGATGAACCTTGCCTTGTTTCGCTTTACAGTGTTTACCAATGTGCAATGCACGTGCGCATGACGAGCACTTGTAATTATCAACTAGGACAAAAGAACAAAttctaccaaaaagtggtttaggcttactaagaataaaacaaaataagCCAACTATATCAGAAACAACTTAACTAACTTCTTCAAAACCTTCAAGAAGGGTTTGGGTAAACACATGCAAATACAATGGTGACAATTTGTGAACTTCTTATAATACAAAAACGTTGATTATCAAATAAAAACAGAGTTCTTCTAACCCAGACAATGATCTAAGCATTCTTTATGAACAAAACAAAGTAAGTTAACTGCATATGTTTATGATGACAGGATCACTTTGAACTTTATATCACACATGAAAgtgaaattaaaaagaaataaaagaaaaaggggTACCTGAAATAACTAGTGCAGTATGAATGGAGAAAGCTACAAGACTACAAGTGGATAATTGGCATGGAACACAAAAATGCGAAACCAATGTCCAGTTTCTTGCCCTTCAATTAGTTTCGATTCTTCAACTCTTGACAATTTGAGCGTAGTGGATGGTGATGAGCTACAACTATCTCTGCATAAGAACAAGCTGAGAACATAAATTCTCTTGATTTCTGCACTCTTTATCTTTCCCATCCTCAAAATTCATTAAAATGAACACTTCTTATATgataaaagaaaatattcatacaacCAGATAGACAAATGAAAATCTAAATTCTCCAGATGAGTGAAAAGAAAATAAGCAAAAAATCAATCAGAGAACAAAAACTAGAGGACAATTGAGATTGTAACATACCTTCATTTAAGACTTTCTTGAAAACTGCAAGTGAGGTTAGAAGTGAGTCATTtcaagaagaagttgaagaaactGAGAAATTCTGAGAAGTAAATAGAAGAagtagaaaagaagaaaaagagttgAGAGGATTTGTTCTGGTGATATTAACAAAGAGAAAAGGGTATAATTGTGAACATGTCTAATGATTAAAAGCAGTGATTCAGTTAAGAAATTTGTTTGTTTTGCACAACAAAAAATTGACATCCTCCTTGGCCAATGTCATCCTCATTCTTCCACCCGCTGAATTACCTTGAGATTAAACTATTTAGAGCTGGTGAAGCTCATCCGACGGTTGAAATTGGACATATGCACATTTTGGTTTCCTCGGGAGTACACAAGCCCCAGCTCAAGAATCCTAGGTTACACCATTGAGTGGATTCCATAGTAAAAATTTCCTCACGATAATACCCCTAAACAAGAGCGCCGATATCAGCAGATATGAACAAACAGTTGAGGGCATTCTTGTCAAATCAAAAAGTAAGATCTGACACAGTCCCGCATGTTGGAGAAGTGTCATCAAATCATAACACACATTTAGAACCCAGCAAACCGCTGTAATAATCAGTAGTAAAATATTCAGAAAGTAACTGTACAAAATTTTCTCTTTAAAACTAAAACCATGTCATTGTTGGTTACAAATGAGATTTTCGTTTATTCTATCTAAAAAATAGGGTAAAAATGATTTAATTGAATCTGTACAAAACTGCCATTACAAGAAAAAAATTGATCAAAAATGAACTAATCTAACCTCAGAGTTGTAATGCCAAATCCGGCTGGGGTGAATCACCTCGTATGTTTGGATTAGGGGAGCTCGGTAACTGGAACATCACGTTCAAGTCTGGTGGAACAGAAATTTGTTTCTGCTGTTGTTGTAGGGCCGACGTTGATGATCCTATTCCCCTCCAATTTGGATGCATTTGAATCATTCCAGTGTTTCCTGACACTGCTGATGCCTCGTTGTGGTGGGTACCAGATAAAGACATACTGAAATTCATTGGACTAGCAGACCCTGATGGTGCTAAAAACCTATGCTCTTCAGATTCAAAATGGTTCATAGCCACTGAATGAGCCAAGTTGTTGCTTCCGGAAAGTACATCTGGTATTCGTGCAGAACCCTCCGAACTAAAGTGCCCAGTTTGCCAATGGTTTGCCACCTGATTGGCAGGGTTATATCCGAACCCACCGGTAAAACCATTCAAATTAGGAGTAAGCTTAGCTGGATTTTGACGAATCTGGAAGTGAGGATGTTTAATCCCGGAACTGCTGCTACTGTTCATTGAATCGTACCCAGTTTGAGGTCCTTTCACAGTGGACATCTGATGCTCAATAATTGATTCAGGTGCCTTGTTCATAAATATCGAAGAAGGGACAGAAGTAGATGACGAAGGGAAACTTCTGATCAGATGCATATCAGACCTCAACCTATCTGAAAATTCATGATTATCCAACAATTTAGCACCTTTCACTTCCATTGGAGAAGTAGTAGCAGATGGTGAGAATTGCGGCACAGAAAACAGTTGTTGTTGAGGATGTGGTGGTGGCCGTTGGGGTGAACACGTTGACTGAGGCATCTGTAGATGTGGTGGAACAACCTCTTTTTCTTCAACCCAGCCAGGGCCAAAGTTGGTTCCTGGAGGCAGAGTCCTTGAAATCTTCTTAGCAGCTACTTTCCATGCAGTAGGCCCAAGATTCGCAGCAAATTTAGCCATGCTTTCTGCATACCCACGCTCCACATGAAGCCCCACCTGATCCAGGGTAATGTACTTTTAAGACAAATCCTTGAAATAAACATTAGCAGGCAACTATAGTTTCATTGTGACACCCACTGGGAAATATGCTAGATCAAATTTGAGGTGAAAAGACACTTCAATTATCCAAGTATGCATACTAGGAAGTCTAAAACTTAAAACACACAAGATGCTGAAAACACTTACATTCATTAACTGTTTCTCTTCATCATCTATGATGGTAAAAATTGAAGGCTCTGGTTGCAGAAAATACGTGTTGCGacgattttcatctaggatgatTTGCTTTTTTCCAATCTTCATTGACATTGCCTTGAATGTCATACCTGTGGACAGAATAAAACTAACTTAGAAACTGAAGCAGGGCCGCAGAAGACCTAAAAGGTAGATAAAGAACAGAAATTCAAACAAAATAAACAGTAATGAGTTTAATTTCAAACCTGAAAAATCGTCATTTCTATCCCACTTACGCTCTGTCGACCAACTAGCCTCCTTATATCGAGTCTTTGCCGGTGTATCATTAGCAATGGATACAGGCCCTTTCCTTAGATTATACGAGTTTGAGAAAATGCTATTATCTACTCCTGTTGCTAGAGCTGCATCTGAAAAGATTTCAGGCTTTTTCAGATGCTTTGGTGGCCTACCTCTTCTTACTACTCTTGGTTGTGCTTCAGGACCAGTATTATCTTGCCTTAAGTTCTCAAAATCCTTTTTTGCCAGCTCATTTATCGATCTTGCCTGGAAACAGACAATCATATATTGAGCGCGGGGCAAAAGAAACATAAATTGACTTTCAAGAATTAGTAGAATGTCAGCGATACCTGTCGGAAGTAGATGGTATCTGGTGCATTATATTCCATTGCATTTGAACAGATCAAAAAGACATCTTTCTGCAAGAAAGTATGAGGAAATAAATTTCAAGAAACCCATAAACAGTATCACTCACTCAGTATATACTTCAAAGAAAAGCTTCCTGCATCGTAGAATAACACAAGGAGGGGGGAACACAACGacgacataaaaataaaaataaattgagcGCATAACGAACTAGGGCCGAACAAAATTATGGTGATCAACACCAACGACTTTCAATTGGATTGAAGTAGCCATAAATTTAACATTCACCACATACAATGAGATGCTAACAAAATCTAGCTGCAGCAAATACGTTTGTTTTCTACTCATAAACCTACAGCAATATCATTGGAGAGCCACTGACAGATGAAAAGGAGAACAGAAGGAATCAAGATAAACAGTTGGTTTCAAACTAGATTATGATAATTCTCTCTGTTCAGAAACAAATCGCTAAATCAAATAAATCACAATTTTCTTTAATAGAGCCAAGCCAGAATCCGATATTCTATAGCAATCACTGCCCTAGATGATCATAACACTAAATAAGTAAATAACTAGTCACTGAATTGCAAAACCAACTCTATCAATACTGAAAGAATGAAAAGTAGGAGAAACCGATTCAGACAGAAAATTCACAACCACCGAAAGACTTCAGTGACTGGAATGTAAGAACTGTATATAACAAACCTCGAATTGCTCTAATGAAGCATATGCCCCGACATCCAACTTTTTTCTAACAGTTCCAAAATCCATTGGATGCTGTATAATCTCGAAATAATCTGGTAGCTGTTCAAGGAAACAGAACAGAAAATCCTCATCAAATTAATCAGAAATCAAATAGCATTGCAAGAACAGAACTGTATTCATTGTTGAAAATCAAAGCACCTCTTCTGGATCCACAGGTTCCGAGAATACACTGTAAGTGTCTTTCCTGCATTAAAAAAGACAGAAAAAGAAAACCATTAACATCAAAATCCTACATATCATTAAGtgggaaaattaaaaacaaaagtaaaGCGGAATGTTGAAGAAGCTAAAACACACACTTTTGAAGCCTGTCCAAGATGACAAACAACAACTTTTTGTCTGGTAAAGGTGTTGTGGGTCCTGATTCCAAAGGTAATCCTGCTAATAAACATCATAAACAGAAAATCAGAAAACAttattcaatcaataaaaaatcCAGCTTCAGATGTTAATAACTTACCCTGATGAGTATTACTTGTTGAGTTGAAGTTGAAATCGTGTCTCTCTCCCtgcaaaaaaatatacaaaaatattaattaaaaacacTTGTTGAGCTAGGATTAGTAATTTTACATGAAACCCAAAATGGGTTTGAAATAGTAGAACTGAAAGTACAGATATAAAATCAgagtaaaaagaaagaagaagaaaaaaaaggtggGAAATTTGAGAGAAAGATAAGACAAATACAAACTTTTCCTCCAGACAAGATAGTTTAATATTTAGGTATCTTGATTAAATGCAATccagaataaataaaataaaataaaataaaataaccaaagtCCATCTACAAATATTGGTCAAATACGATCTCCAAAATCCATCTACAAATATTCTTTCAGACAACGATAGTGTCCATAAAAATTCTCATATAAATTTGGCGCCGTTAAAACATTCAACAAAAACCCTAGATCTATAAAAATACCCAATTCCACAGATACCAATTTAAGAAAATTAAACCCACCGTTTGATCAAAAAATTGAGCAGATCCATCTCCAACAACATCATTGATCTTTCTTTTCTTATATGGATTCTCTCCATTCCCATCATCCAACAATAAATTCGATTCCGAATTATGAGAATTAGTATTCAAaaatggactttgatgttgttgtGAATTCTGTAATTTAACAACAAATTgcaatttcttttctttcctgTTCCCATTAGCGTCcacctcatcatcttcatcaccacCATTATTACAATTAGAATTGGGGatatttccaaaaaaattagggtttcttttctGTAATTCTTGTTGTTCTTGCTGTTGCTGAAGAAGTTTTCTTTTTTGGAGATCTAATAAAGAAGgtcttcctttcttcttcttcggctTCTCTTCCACTATCTTACCcatttgattttttgattgtaTTCAATAGTATTATCTTTGTGGTTGTGCTCTCTCCGCCTccctcttctctctctctctaagaAGAAACagggtaatttttttttgtttattttatattttggggTTTGTGCAAGCGTTCCGTTACCCTAGTTACCTGTACAACATAAAACCGTACTCCTCCACCGATTTATTTAGTCGCACGGAATTTTTTAATTTATGATACAGATGTTTATGACTGTCCGATCATAAATCTGATGAGGAAAATGAAAAAGGTAATCATGCGACTAATGATTAGGGTGAATTTCTGGATGGACCCACAGTAAAGCGATGATTATTCTTTGTTGTACTGATCGTACTGTTTTATTGCTGTGAGTGTGTGACAAGTGGAGACGTACACTGCTCAGCTgcagtttttgtttttattattctgaaaaataaaaaagtaaacaaaagaagaaagaaaagaatcaGAAATCCAGGGATCGATAACTTTGTTTCTATTtattaaaatagaaaagaaaCTGATTTAATGAATCATCTAATGGCTAGATCAAGCCAATTGATGTTGATTAAGGAGTTCAATTACTAAGTTTAGTTTACTGATTTCATTGAATTGAAATCCACTAGATTGTGAATTTTGTGAATTGATCTAGCAATTCAATGTGTATAGTGGTGTTTATATGGCAAGCTCATCCACGCTATCCACTACTTCTCTTGTTAAACAGAGATGAATTTCATGACAGGTActaaagttttattttttatattttttataatttggCTTTGGTTTTTTGTTATGGGGTTTTGTTGTTAGGGAATTTATGGTGTTATAGAAATGGGTTTTTGTTGATTGTAGACCTACTAAACCAATATCATGGTGGGAAGGTGATGAAATAGTGGGTGGAAAAGATGAATTGGCAGGGGGGACATGGTTAGCTTGTTCAAGaaaaggtaaattagggtttcttactAATGTCATGGAACCTCCACCATATCCTGAGAGGAAAAGCAGAGGAGGATTGATTATGAAATTTTTAGAGGTAACAAAATTGTTTTGGTTACTTAACCCCCGAATAAGCCAGTACTTGTTTGTTTTAATTTCTCAATGAATGATACCCAACAATTCCAGTTTTAGTACTACTGCTGATGTTTTCTGATTGCTGCATTATCTTTTCAGTTTGATTCCCACGACCCACTATGTTTAATGCTTCTAGTTTGTTATAGGAACCTCTTGTGATATCTCTTAgttttatgttttcaatcaatgaTGATTCGGTAAAGGAGAAAAAAGCAATGTTTGGTTACTTTGCTTTCCGACCTTAGTGCCTAAAAGGCTGATTACTAGTTGCAGTGTATGTTCAGCTTTTGATTATCAACTCATTCTAAGCAGTTGGTTTTACTATGGGATTCTTATTTTATTGATTGCTATTGCAGAGTGATAAAAGTCCCGAGGAATTTGCTAATGAAGTGATAAAGGAGGCAGATGAGTATAATGGGTTTAATCTGGTACTAGCAGACATCCATTCCAAAGTCATGGTATATGTCACCAACAGGCCTAAAGCAGTGCGTGTTTCTGTTCAAGTGGTTTCACCTGGTATACATGTGCTTTCAAATGCACAATTAGACTCTCCCTGGTTTAAGGTAAGATAACATGTCCTATTGCTTAACTGAAAACTACAATGCCATCAGTACAATTGTTTCTGAAACCTGGCCCAGATTTGCAGAAGTTAACCAATCAAAGAGCCTGTTGTCGATACGATATACTTCAGTTCTCGAACGAAAAGCATCATGTGTGACtgattgttgttttcattttggaTAATGTGTTGTGTGCACTAGAATTCAATCCGTTGTTGCAACTTCTAACAATTTGTTCAACCTCATTTCAGACTGAACGTTTGGGGCAAAACTTCAAAGAACTACTTGATAAACATAGTGAACGCGGTGGTGAGGTTCAGTTGAAAGAGATGGTGAAAGAACTGATGAGGGACACTGTTAGAGCAGAAAGTAGTAGGTTACCTGGCATACGTCGTCCCGAATATGAACTCCCAGCAAGCTCTATATTCGTCGAATGTGATACCCCAATGGTAAAATAAATCTCTTAAAGCTCAAATTGGAGTACAAAAAATTTGTTGCTCACTACTCGAAGTCAACATTTTGAGAACGCCTTCTTTGATGTGTAGGGCCGCTACGGGACTAGAAGCACGGCTGCTTTGTCTGTGACAGCAACTGGTAACATAAGCATTTATGAAGAATATCTTGAGAAGGAAACATGGAAGGTACAGACAGTGGAGTACCAGATAGAGAATGTAAAAGGAGCCAAGAATGTAAAAGGAGCCAAGCTGCCAAAGTAGTTGACAGCAGTCTCGAGACATCTGCCTCTTCCTTGACTACTTGAACTAGACATGATTTCTAACTCTAGTGGTGTTTCCATGGTCTGGTTAAACTTAGGTTCTTGTAACATATTTGTTGTATTCTCTGTATTCTATAGTCATAGATCATCTGGATTCTGGACAAAATTTGTTGTATTTTTAATTTGACGTCTCTCTTCTTGAGAGaggaaaagcaataaaagaattcTTGCCATATTGTGAAGTGTAATGCATATATGTTGGTCTTAATCCAAGGGTAGGGTACATGAGAAAAAATGAGAACAACAACTTCCCAACGAACTTCCCCAGCTGCTGAGATCTTCATTCCTCATCTCCGAGGAACATTAGATCCTACAGGCTGACCTTAAAATGGTAAAAATCATGgactgaaagaaagaaaaagaaaaaaaaaaaaaggaatgtcgGGTTTGGCAATGTTTGCATCTCGATCCTAGAAGCAATTATCGTTTCGTCAATCTTGGCAAAGTGAAATCAACAACAGTGATTGCACATAAAAAAAATGGACTAAAAGAGTCTCCCCACTTAGTGATTAGTGAATCCTGGCGTCAAACCGCTGCATAATCCAAGCCATGGTATATCTCGTCCCTTTGCCTCCGAAGTTGCCATAAACTAGCTTCAGTTTACTTCTTTTGGAGAAAACACAAGTAAGAAATAACCTCTTCCAGAAACCATCATGGCCTTTCTCTGATTTGGCTTATATACTTAAGTACTACCTCCGTCTCTAAAAATAGGCAGttttgtgtaaaaaaaaaaaacttccagaAACCACAAGTCAAGCTAGGTAGAGCTAAGATGCAACTGAAATAATATAATTTGATTTTCATGTATTGGTTCATTTATTTTATGTAAGTACATGGACCATACTGAATGCAATTACTTCGCCCTTTCAAACAGAAACCAAAACTTTACAATCTTGTAATTTTGAGAACGATAGTAACTGCAATCTGTCGACTAGGTCTAGGACAAACTATGTTGAACCTGGAATCCATTCATCACCTTGAATAAAATTCTGAACAGAGTATGCAAGGACATGATTTGCTGGAACCTGACTACTCCAATCAACCCTGCCAGAAATATTAGCTCCAGGGCCAGTGTTTTCAAACTCCCCATAATAAAGAGTTGATAACGCAAAATCTCCAGTCCAGGGCATCCACCCTTGTGGGGAAACAATCTCCCCAAAATAGCAATTTAAGAAAACGGTTCTCGAGTATTCCTTCCAAGGTCTACCCAGGTAGTTCTTATGAACCTTAGGCTTTTTATAATACCAATCCATGTATTCATCTGTACCATTGATCAAACAATTCTGAAAGACAAAACCTGTTGATTGTGCTGGATCCGTCCGGCCATGGGCGGTTACCGCATTGTTTTCTCCCTTTTCTGGTGATCGTTGGCGAGGACAAACTAAAATCACCGAATCTTGAAAGATTGCAGCTGAGTTACCAAAAATGAAATCGACATTGCCTTGTATACGGCATGATTTGTAGAATTGGCGTAAAGAATGAGCATATACTGTATCTTGATTGCCAAGGAATTCACAGTTTTCAATTACGGAAAGATCACTGTCTGATCTAAATGCCACTGCTTGGTGTTGTTCTCCACCAGCTGCATTTTCAAATGTTATATCCCGAGCCATAAATCCATCCCCGCTGACTCCTGCAgcaagcatacactatcaaatcTCAAAATGCATCTTACAGTGAGAATTTTAACTTCAATAAATTGGCAATATTGTAGTCAGAGACAAACAAATGCTATTAATACTAAGCAATCACCATTACTCAATAAACTCCAAAATCATTAAGCCGCAGTATATTTCAAACTCTGGTAGTTTTCTTCTCGAGACAGAAAACATCCTCCAACaagaaaatgaaagaaataaaaagcCCGACACACAGCATTTCATCTTTCTATGTAGGACCAAAGTCAGCAACCCATTGACTAAGTTTAAAGCATTACTAAGGGCATCACATGCAGGACACTGCTTCTCGATGTGACATACCAGGATCAAAAAAGGAAATTGATACATAACCACAGAATATCTTGCCGACGACTATGATGTGAAACCTTACGAATTTTTAGACCAGTGCATTCCCTCCGAGAAAGGTGCACAATTTTTAGGTGGTgcaacttgtaaaaattgcacTACTAACACGATCGGATTATAAAGCAGCAAATTACTTCCGGCCCTGCGTAACACTAACTAAGGACCAAAGGAGAAATATAAGCTGCTGTACCAccaaaaatctagaaaaaaatCAAAGTCTGTGCAGTATTATGCATACTTACCGACGGTTGCTGTGTTGTATGTAGAA
This is a stretch of genomic DNA from Papaver somniferum cultivar HN1 chromosome 1, ASM357369v1, whole genome shotgun sequence. It encodes these proteins:
- the LOC113298689 gene encoding protein RKD5-like, with the translated sequence MDMAEESKDKFHHSARVLAMLGQDLNCLPHPITESRMPENLQQSDKLESDAVVKNNKKRAATDHIARIALADLAKYFDLPIAEASRNLKVGLTVLKRKCRELGIPRWPHRKIKSLDTLIRNLQEEATRQERENKAAAAMAVTKRQKMLEREKQGIESKPFMEIQNETKRFRQDVFKRRHRARVVNKRC
- the LOC113298670 gene encoding uncharacterized protein LOC113298670 — encoded protein: MGKIVEEKPKKKKGRPSLLDLQKRKLLQQQQEQQELQKRNPNFFGNIPNSNCNNGGDEDDEVDANGNRKEKKLQFVVKLQNSQQHQSPFLNTNSHNSESNLLLDDGNGENPYKKRKINDVVGDGSAQFFDQTGERHDFNFNSTSNTHQAGLPLESGPTTPLPDKKLLFVILDRLQKKDTYSVFSEPVDPEELPDYFEIIQHPMDFGTVRKKLDVGAYASLEQFEKDVFLICSNAMEYNAPDTIYFRQARSINELAKKDFENLRQDNTGPEAQPRVVRRGRPPKHLKKPEIFSDAALATGVDNSIFSNSYNLRKGPVSIANDTPAKTRYKEASWSTERKWDRNDDFSGMTFKAMSMKIGKKQIILDENRRNTYFLQPEPSIFTIIDDEEKQLMNVGLHVERGYAESMAKFAANLGPTAWKVAAKKISRTLPPGTNFGPGWVEEKEVVPPHLQMPQSTCSPQRPPPHPQQQLFSVPQFSPSATTSPMEVKGAKLLDNHEFSDRLRSDMHLIRSFPSSSTSVPSSIFMNKAPESIIEHQMSTVKGPQTGYDSMNSSSSSGIKHPHFQIRQNPAKLTPNLNGFTGGFGYNPANQVANHWQTGHFSSEGSARIPDVLSGSNNLAHSVAMNHFESEEHRFLAPSGSASPMNFSMSLSGTHHNEASAVSGNTGMIQMHPNWRGIGSSTSALQQQQKQISVPPDLNVMFQLPSSPNPNIRGDSPQPDLALQL
- the LOC113298680 gene encoding transport and Golgi organization 2 homolog — its product is MCIVVFIWQAHPRYPLLLLLNRDEFHDRPTKPISWWEGDEIVGGKDELAGGTWLACSRKGKLGFLTNVMEPPPYPERKSRGGLIMKFLESDKSPEEFANEVIKEADEYNGFNLVLADIHSKVMVYVTNRPKAVRVSVQVVSPGIHVLSNAQLDSPWFKTERLGQNFKELLDKHSERGGEVQLKEMVKELMRDTVRAESSRLPGIRRPEYELPASSIFVECDTPMGRYGTRSTAALSVTATGNISIYEEYLEKETWKVQTVEYQIENVKGAKNVKGAKLPK